The genomic window TCCCCCGGTCCCACCATGGAGCCCGGGCCCCCAGCCATCCGCGAGGGCTGGTTCCGGGAGACGTGCAGCCTGTGGCCGGGCCAGGCCATGTCTCTGCAGGTGGACGAGTTGCTCCACCACCAGCGCTCCCGCTACCAGGAGATCCTGGTCTTCCGCAGGTACCGCGGCCCTGCTCCCCTCTCCAACCCTCCTCGGGCCTGGCTCCCACCTTCCCTGCCCCATGCCTGGCTCTGGCCTGGTTCCATTCCTCCGCCTCTCCGGACCCAACTCCTTCTGCACTTCGCTATCTCCTTCCTGCGGTGCTCCCTCCTGCCCCCCAGCTCTGCTCCCCTGCTGTGcttcccccccccatccccagctGTGCGCTCTCGGGGCCCCCCAGCTGTGCTCCCTCTTCCCCCGAGCTCTGTCCCCAGACACCCAGCTCTACTGTCTCTGCTCTCCATATGTGCTCCCTCCTGCCCCCCCTGCCCACCAGCTCTGCTCCCTCTACCTCCCCAAGGTGTGCttgcttctctcctccttcccccagcaTATCCTCCCTCTTTGCAGTCCCAATGCTTACCCAGCTTCCTCCATAATGTTTTTCTCTTCTGCCCCTGGGGTCCTTCCTGATCCCAGCTCTCTCCTCCCAGCCATATCCCACTTTCCAACCTCACTTGTCCTGACTTCATCTCTAGTCCAGTCTAGCTTCCAGCCCCTGCTGCTCCCCCTTCCAGGAGTCTCCGGCTGACAGTGCTCTGCCCCCCAGTCCCCATCctgattctcttttcctcttttctctccatagtctactttttcctcctttacaatccctccctttccttctttcctgccccctccaccctcttctctctttccccattcaGGGTCCTTTTTAAACTCTCCCCTTTGCTGGCTACTTTCCCTCTGGGAAGGCAGGgtttggggagagggggaggtgaCAGGAAGTGGCTAGAGCCCAGGGCTGGAGGCATTGAGCTCCTCTACTATCGGTAGCCCAGGCCCACGCGGCTTTGAGACGTGCCACGTTTGCTGGTCTGGCCCAGGGACCAGCTGGCAGCTGTTTGTCAAAAGTCTCGCAGGGAATTGAATTAATTGTCTTTGGGGGAGAATTGGgtttggaggggaggaagggtcTGCTCTCCATGTGTCACTGAGGTGCCCCTGTGGTTCCTGACCACTCTTCCTGGGTGGGGGGCCGCTTCTGCAGTAAGACCTACGGCAACGTCCTGGTGCTGGATGGAGTCATCCAGTGCACCGAGAGGGATGAATTCTCATACCAGGAGATGATCGCCAACCTGCCTCTCTGCAGCCACCCCAGCCCACGAAAGGTAAGGTGCTGGTGAGCAGGAGGCCCTGTTTGGGGCGGGGAGTGAAGGTGTCAGCCGGCTGTGGAGTCTGAATCTGGACTCAGGAGGGGCTGCCTGGTCTCGGTTATTCTCTGCTCCTCACTCTGTGACTTCATCTcattaggcctcagtttccttttctgtaaaagaaTGGACTGGACCAGACAATGTCTAAAAGTTccttctgacattctgtgatcctGCCAGCCAGTTCTGGATGTTTTTGAAGCTTTTGTTGAGGGAGGCTGAGAGGGGAGAGCATCAGACCCAGGTTAATAGTCTAACCTACTGCCAACTGAGCGCTTTGCCCAGGATCTAACTTTGATTTCTGGGGTCCCCTCACCCTGTCCTCCAggcagaagggaaaggagagtcaGAGGCCCCCCACTTTTCAAAGTATCCCTTCCAGATCTCTACAATCCGGAGGGAAAGGAGACTTTAACCTCTTCCTTGAGTCCTGTCTGGATCTCAGTGACAGGTCATGGTCTTTGATTTAGAGTCAGGTCATCTACTCCAGCTctctcctttgacagatgagtaaactgaggcccagagattttagtgacttgcttaaagtcatcCAGGTAAGAAATGGCAGAGCCACAGTCTGAATTTACTCATTCAGCAAACTGTGGGAAGGTCCTAGATTTGGTGAAGTTTTCATAAAAACTTTGTTCTCCCAAGTCTTTGGCTCCCTTCTGGGCCATCCTGATATCAGAAGTAGTTGTGTCTCCAGGGTTTAgagtctcagagttggaagggaattcTGTAGCCATCTTGACTAGTTTGGACCTGGCCACCGATGATGCTCCAGTCCTTGCTTGGGGCACCGAGGAGAAAACTGCTTTGTTTTCCTGCTACTTTGTGTCTCTGGAAAGccaggattggggggggggggtgccaggAAGTAGAGGGAGCCCAGGGTTTGGGGCACCGAACCCCTTTGCCATCAGATAGCCTGAGCCCAGAGCTTTTGAGACATGCCACCTTTGCTGGTCTAGCAAAGGGACTAGATGGCAGCTGTTTGTCAAGTCTCTCAGGGAAGTGAATTAATTTTCTTTGggggagaatggggggggggtggagcagTGACTtcctggttcaaatcctggctgcCTGTGCGATCTtaggtaaattacttaatctctctgaactcATGTATCATCTCATTGAAAAGGAAGTGAGTCCCACTGGATTAATTGCCTTGTGGCCCTTTTCAGCCAGTATGGAGGAACCTATAACTCCTAAGGcctcccattccacttttggggGGGGACTTTCTGTCAAAACCCAGGTTGGTGTCTATAACCCACTTCAGCCTCTGCTCCTAGGGGCCAAAGGGATGAAGTAGGATTCTTTCAGGCAGCTCTCAGCTCTTCCCCTCCATCTCCTGCTGTGGCTGTCTCTAGTTCCTGCCCCAGGGCAGAGTCTTCACCAATGTTTGGGAtcactttcctccccctcccccaagtccTTGGGAGGGTAGAAATGAGCACCCAGGTGCACCCAGGACACAAGGCTCCCTCACCTCCTTGTTTCTGAAttctctgggttttttttaaccctcaccaatactgtgtattggctccaaggcagaagagtggtaagggctagacaatgggggtcaagtgacttgcccagggtcacacagctgggaagtgtctgagggcagatttgaacccaggacctcccgtctctagggctgactcttgccatccactgagctacccagctgccccctgaattctCTGTCTCTTAATGCCACCCAAGATCCCATTTGCtttttgggagggggggggtGCTGCCCATCATACTAAGCTCATCTCCACAGAGCCCCATGTTCCCTAGAAGCATTTCCAGCCTCTGCCTGTATGTGACTGGGCTATTCTCAAAACTCAGAAGATTGCATAGAAATCTGGGGAAAAGAATGTGGAGGAGTggatgtgccaggcattgtgctgaatGCTAGGAACTTAAAAACAGGCCctgccctgccctcaaggaatgtaCCTTCTAATGAGGAAGACCATATAGCcggagggggtagctgggtggctcaggggagggtcctgggttcaaatgcagtctCATAGGCTACCTgactgtgaccctgagcaagtcacttcacccattgcccagcccttcatgctcttctgccttcaaatcaatattggaatcaatattgcttctaagacggTAGgtaattggttttaaaaaaaggaagctgGATGAATTGGGGGAAATCCAGACCAGTGTCTGCCTAGAGAAAGTGAGAGCTATACCCCCTTCCTTTTCTAGCCTAAGGCCGGTTGCCTTGGCTGCCAACCTGTCCCACATTCCTGTCCTGCCCCTTCCTTTCTTGGCTGCCTTGGGCCACAGGGTACTCCTGACTTGGTGGGGAGACCAGGGTCAGTCTAGAGGCATCTAGAGTGAAAGGAAATAATCGCCTCATCTGCCTTGCTggctggggaggggaggctgCTCTGCAGGTGATCCGAAGGGATACAGACCCCCAAGGAAGAGGCAGTCCTGCCCATTGACTGACTGCCTCAGACAGAGGCGGCCTGCCCTCCTGGCCctagttttcttcccctttcaaAGGAACAAGCTGAGATGGGTGGGACGGGAAAGGCACGCCCCCTGTAACAAGATTAGCGCAGGAGAAGCCAAACCCTGGTCACAGAGTCAAGCCAAACATTCCTGCCCCAGCCAAGTCCCCAAACTGCCTCCGTCCAGCAGCAGCACCTCCCTGGCAGGCCGGGGAACAGGCCCCATCCCGGGtcctggaagtcctgggtttccGGTTGAAGTAAAATTCAAAGCTCACCCAGGTGGGACCTGGCCAGGCACTGAAGGCCCCTTCCAGCGGGGCCAGTGTCTACAGCTGGGTAGGGGGAAAGCTGGCAGGTGAGGCTGTGCATGAAGAAGGGGAGGGATTCTCCGGGCACCAGCACCCTCCTCCGGGGTCAGGGCGCTCCTGTGGCCCCCTGACTCATTGCCTGGTGGGGAGGTGAGTCAGTCCAGGAAGAGCCCTCCCACTCGCATTTCCCCGGTCCTGGGTGTGGGCTGGGATGACAGGCTCTGGGTGGCTTCCCTGAACCCCGGGGCCAGGCGGATACGGGGAGATGGAGTCCCAATAGGGCCTCTGGCCCACTGGGGAAGGAATTGCTGGATCCCTTCTGTCGCTACAACTGGGGACTGGCTCCGGGGCCCTGGCAAGACGGACGCGTTTACTCTGCACTCCTTCCAGGTGCTAATCATTGGTGGCGGGGATGGCGGCGTCCTTCGGGAAGTGGTCAAGCACCCGTCCGTGGAGTCCGTAGTCCAGTGTGAGATTGACGAGGTGAGTGGTCTTCCCGGGCCAGTCACAGGGCCCACGCCCTTCCCCACTCACCCCAGTGTCTTGGCCCAGAAAACCTCCAGCAGGGCCATGAAGTCCCACTGAGCAGCTACAGCAACGGGGTTAAGATGACCAATTCCTGCTTCACGCTCGCTCTGGAGCAGTCCCCGGCTCTCCCTGGTGACCACCCCTGTAGGGCGGAGGTCCTTCTCGTCCCAGTTTGTTTTCCTTCTTGACACAATTTCCCCAAAGCCTTTTACACATTTGCCTATGAGGAAGAGTCTGGGGAGGACCGGGGTTGAGAGAAGCACCTAAttcttcagctgaagtaaaaggGTTTTTCACACGTTTGGGACCTCGGAGGAATTGGTGCTGGGTGGCTGTGGAGTTGGAAGCACCCGCCGCCCTGCAAGTTAGGTGGGCTGATGGGAAACTGGATTCGATCTAGGGCTGCCCTCAGGGAGCCAAAGGTAAATCTTGCTCTAAGTCACCAAGGACTTCCTTTTGATCCTTGCTGCTCTCCTGGGTGGGTCCCTGATTctgcttgtttttttattttaataagaatcaTGGAGCCACAGaagatgtttaaaattaaaaaataaacatatataagaataaaaacaaaccCCAGCAAGGATCCAATGAGAGAAAGTCctttgacaagcaattcccctgggttatacatgtattattactcaaatcctatttccatagttttcatttttgtaagtcatcttttaaaacaaatCCCAAGTCCTATCGAGTCCCTGATCTTAgtgttttttaagcccttcccttctgtcttagagtcaagacTGGGtactggttccagggcagaagagtggtaagggctaggcaatgggggtcaagtgacttgcccagggtcacacagctgggaagtgtctgagggcagatttgaacccaggacctcccgtctctaggcctggctctcaatccactgagctgcccagctgccccctgaattctCTGTCTCTTAATGCCACCCAAGATCCCATTTGCTTTTTGGGAGGGGGGGTGCTGGGCTTCCTCCTCTGTCCAGTGGGGAAAGCAGCCCCCCAAAGAGCCTCTGCTCTACACTGGCTAGGGGGCCTGGACCgcgttccctgagggcagggaccgcAGAGGCCCCTTCCTCAGCCCCCACCCCAGAACCTTCCAGGTGAGGGTGGAGGAGGGGGCGCCGGGACCCCTGCGGGCACTGAGCCGCGGCCTTGTCCCCCAGGATGTGATCCAGGTCTCTAAGAAGTATCTGCCGGGCATGGCCGTGGGCTACTCCAGCCCGAAGCTGACCCTGCACGTCAAAGACGGCTTTGAATTCATGCAGCAGAACCAGGACGCCTTTGACGTGATCATCACCGACTCCTCGGACCCCATGGGTGAGCCGAGGgccttgtccccccccccccccccccccccccccccccccccggcctgaGCCTCCCCAGATCTGTCACCTGCCGCAGGAGGGCGGCCGCGGTCGGGGGGTCCCTGGCCGAGAGGCCCCTCGACAGGGACCTCCAGGGGTCACTTTCCTCGGCCTGAAGGCTTCGGGCCCGGCCgagctcccctccctccctccgccGGCCCAGAGGCCCGGGCGGAGGGAGGCATCTCTGCGGCTTCTCCCCCTGCAGGTCCTGCCGAGAGTTTGTTCAAAGAGTCCTACTACCAGCTCATGAAGACGGCGCTGAAAGACAACGGGATCCTCTGCTGCCAGGGTGAGCTCCTGCGACTTCCCCTAGTCCGGGGGGCGAGCTTCCCGCCCCGCGGTGTGGCGCGGCGGCCCAAGAGCCAGCATTCGCCCTCAGTTTAGGGGGTGGGCGCGGAAGTTCCTTCTGTGGCCCCAGGGAAGCCCCGTGCTGGGGAAAAGGGCCGCCCCATCCCCAGACGGCCCCCACGTGCTCACTGCCCCCACCATCCGTCCCCAGGTGAGTGCCAGTGGCTCCATCTGGACCTCATCAAGGAGATGCGCCAGTTCTGCAAGTCTCTGTTCCCCGTGGTGGAATATGCCTACTGCACCATCCCCACCTACCCCAGCGGCCAGATCGGCTTCATGCTCTGCAGCAAGACCCCGGTGAGCCCCGAGGCACCTCCCGCCCCCCGGCCTGGGTGGGGGGCCGTGTAGTCCAGTGGGGGGAGCAGGGAGCCCGGGAGTCTCCTCGCTGGCAGCCGTGTGACTGGATGAGGGGCCTCCAGAGAAGCCGAACGGACGGCGGGCTGGCCCAGAATCCTCTGGGGCGTGGGCCACACTGCTTTCAAACGGGCCTGGTTCTGGCTTCGGTTTGGCCTCTTCCTTCCACCCTCCTCGCTCCTCACCGGAGGCTCCTGCCCTCCCAAGATCCCAGATTTCTGAGCCACACAGACCCTCTTCTCGGGGACAAAGGCCACAGGAGGGGAATGCCGATCGGCATCCCCATCTCAGACTCCCACCCTCGCGCCCCCTAGAATCGGGCCTCGGGTCCTTCTGTAAAATTACACCAGGCAAACGTCTGGCCCTTCCCCCTGCGCCCCGCgagggagcctcagtttcctcagcatgTACGGAGCAGCGGGGTGCGGGTGCCATGCTGGTGAGGCCCTGAACCCCTCTTCTCTGCCCCCCACTCAGAGCACTAACTTCCGGGAGCCGGTGCAGCAGCTGACGCAGGAGCAAGTAGAGAAGATGAGCCTCAAATACTACAACTCGGACATCCACCGCGCAGCCTTCGTGCTGCCCGAGTTTGCCCGAAAGGTAAGCGCGGGGCACCCAGCTCTGCCGTGTGCCCTGAGGAGTCCCAGGGTCTGAGTTCCGGTCCCGGCTCTGCCCCGACTCCCCGTATGCATTGTTGGACCCGGCAGGAAAGCTCAAAAGGGCCATCCGTCCCCCAGGAGCCTAACCGCCTTCTAACCCTCCTCCTCTAGGCCCTGAGCGATGTGTGAGGAGACCAGGACGCCCACCTCGGCCTGTCCCAGGGACTTCAAGCCACAAGCACCCATTCCAGGGTGCCCCTCTTCCTGCTCCGAGGGCATCGGCTGGCACTTGGCACCCCTCCCAGCTGAGGACCTCCTGCCAGCCATCCCGCCCGCTGACCAAGTGTTACCGAACCCAGGACATGCTCGAGGGGCCCCGTGCCATGCTCTGCTGGGCAGGTGGGGGGGAGTGCAAgatgtctgtctgtccgtctctgTCCAGTCTGGTCAATTAGTGTCTATTAATATTGATCATCTGTGTACAGAACAATCCTCACCTCTAACAAGCCCCTCACCAAACAGTGTATTTATAACCGAGTGGCTCGTTGGCGTCTGTTTTGGAccttgggaggggggaagaaagccTCTGAAAAGTCACAGGACTTCCGTTCAGTCCTGCCACTCCCCTGCCGGCCTCTTCCAGCTCTGCGGCTCCACCTTCCCCTTTATTATCAGGTGACTCGAATAGTTCAGTTCAGTTACTGTGCATCGGGCGGGCCCTGCAGAGACCAAGACCAAAAGGAGCcatttcctgccttcaaggggctTCCCTTCCTGCCCAGAGCTCCTCTGGGTAGATTCCATAAGAGTAGCCCAGAATGTTGATCTAGAAAGTGGAAGAAGGTACTGTCACCCAGTTCCCAGCACTGCCACCGGATGAGCTCTAATTGGCCACAGAGAAAGATGGCGGCTCCCTTGGAAGTCAAGGGTAGGGTGTGGCCTTGGTCAAACCTTGACCCCTCCAAATGAAGGCTATGCTTGATTTCCAATgactccagttctaaatctgtgacctCATCCTCTTCCCCTGTTTTTTTCCTCGGTTTCTCCATCTGACAAAACGAGGGGATTAGACTTGGTCTTTAGCATCCTTTTTCattctaaattctgtgattctggtaGTGGGCTCAATTCTAATGGACCCTATTTAAATAGTCCTATTCAGAGACCAAAGCTCTCAAAGGAgcagtgacttgttcaaggtcacacaatgaaGGAGGAAGCTTTCTTTTCCCAAGTCACTAGAGATGGAAGGCTTTGGAGCTGAGTAGGAAGTAAGCCCTTGAGAGGGGGGATTCAGTCCATTGCCAGACACCTAGGAGCCCTGAGGGAATAGAATGAAGGACCTCCCCCCTTCCTTGGGGTTTACATTCTGCTGGAGGAGACCCTGGCAGTCAGCTGCTCTTGGAAGTAGGACTAGAGAAATGAACTGATCTGCCCTGAGAAGTCTTCAAGGAGACGTGCTTGACTTCCACTTCTAAGACCTGCTTTCAGTGCCACCAGAACAAAGGACAGGGTCAGAGGTGTCAGCCACTTCTCAGTGGATGGGTAGGGATGCCTCCCCAGCCTGAGGGGCTACcagacttgttcagtcatttcagttgtgaccccatttggggttttcttggcaaagatactggagtggttggccattttctgcTCATtgtccagttgaggaaactgaggcaaacaggcttaagtagcttgcccagagtcatctaCAGAGCTAATGTATGAGGCTGGAAAGAATAGGAAGGCATCCACGGTGCCACCTAGTGTAGCTGTGTGCAGTTAGGAAGAGCTGGTGTTAGGAGAGAGTCTAGTTCAGTCTACTGGATGTCAGGAAGTCCACAGATGGACTCCTGACAACTTCTTGGGTTCCTGATCCAGAATCTCCCCCCTATTCCCAATAAGTGGTCAGCTGACTTCTGCTTAAAGACCTGGAGCTGGGATGGCTGGGGACGCCATTTACATTTCCCTAATGTCCTGTCATTACCACACAGTAgcactcctagttctgcccttggGTGGCCAAGCAGTACAAGGGATTCCTCACCCATGTGGCAGCCtttcaaagaggaaaacaagCGCTTGGGTTCCCCGTGaactttctcttctccagatGCTCTATCCCTAGTTCTTATCTTGTTTGCCAAGGGTCAGGGTCAGTGTCTACTTGGTGCCAAGCAATTGGGGGCCCTGGAAGCACAGACAAAAATAGAGGTGCTCTCTGCCCCCCAAGGAGTCCCGTTACCCCTTCTCATTAGGCAGGAGCTCCCACCATACAGCAAACTGGAGAGTGTTTTAGGTAAGAGAAGGCCTGCGAGCCAGTGGGCCTGGCAGGGTCTTCTATGTTTGGAAACctccaagacagaaaatgagTCTTGTTCTGCTGGACTCCCCTGGGCAGAATCTGGAGCCAAGGGGAGAGGTGGACATCAGAATGGATGGCCCCTTGGGTAATCTTGCCTTCATTGTGGCTGTGCTAGGTGACTTCTGGGGGCCTTTCTAGGTCTAGATTAATCCCACCAAGGGCTTGGAGTTTCTAAACTGGATCAGACTTCCCTCTCCGTGGTGCTGAACTGGGACGCCCTACTCTTCCTCATGGCTCCACATTGGGATGGTTGGGATGTTTCCAGTGGTGTCTTCTCCTTCCAGCTTGTTCTTGGCCCTTCAAATCAGCGCTGCTGAGGGAAGCCCAGTTAATCTAAGAAAATAGAGTTAAGGTCTGGAGTGGTGAGACATCAGGAAAAGAGCCCTGAGCTGCAGGGTCATGCAGGACTTGGCCTAGGGACAGGAAAGGAAGGAGTCCAGGTCTCCTGGGCATCAGCCTGCCTATCCAAAGGAGAGTGTCTGGAGAGTTTGAAGGCAAATCTGGGTATTAAACAGCATCCAGAAATAGGATTGGCCAACCGGAGAAGGG from Monodelphis domestica isolate mMonDom1 chromosome 4, mMonDom1.pri, whole genome shotgun sequence includes these protein-coding regions:
- the SRM gene encoding spermidine synthase, whose protein sequence is MEPGPPAIREGWFRETCSLWPGQAMSLQVDELLHHQRSRYQEILVFRSKTYGNVLVLDGVIQCTERDEFSYQEMIANLPLCSHPSPRKVLIIGGGDGGVLREVVKHPSVESVVQCEIDEDVIQVSKKYLPGMAVGYSSPKLTLHVKDGFEFMQQNQDAFDVIITDSSDPMGPAESLFKESYYQLMKTALKDNGILCCQGECQWLHLDLIKEMRQFCKSLFPVVEYAYCTIPTYPSGQIGFMLCSKTPSTNFREPVQQLTQEQVEKMSLKYYNSDIHRAAFVLPEFARKALSDV